DNA sequence from the Numenius arquata chromosome 13, bNumArq3.hap1.1, whole genome shotgun sequence genome:
CTTGAAATTGGTTAACATTTCAATTGATTTAATTCTCATGCGTGTTAATAAGTCAGACTCATTGAATGCATTTACCCTTTGTTTTGAACACTCAGGAAGGATGTGAGGCAGTGCCTCACAGGGCAACAGTGTATGTCCAATTAGTGGAATCCAAAAGAATGTGGTCCTGGAACAAACTGTTTCCTGTTCATGTCGAAGCTGAAGATGGTGAAAAAATTATTGTCTCCCCCTCAGAAATGGAGAACTGCCCAGGTGTTCCTTCTGTTTGTGATATCCAGCTGAACCAGATGCCTTCAAGTGACTTCACTGTCCTTAGCGATGTGGTGACAATGTTCAGGTAAGGTAGGCATTGTTTTGTTCAAAACAATTTTCCTGTGATGCCTCTTATATAAGTTGTGTATTTAGCTTAGGAAGGTAGTGAGAATTTCCAAAGAATGCTGAACTCTTTCTTTTTACAATTTTCATGCTTCTCTGCAGTGTGGATTTCAGTAAGCCAGTAAGGAGTGCCTCTACCTCCTATAGAGTGCAGCTGGAGCCTGTGAAATCTGGCAAGGCACAAATTGTACTTTCCTGGTGGGATATTGACATGGACCCCTGGGGGATGATAAATTGCACAATGGCTCCATACTGGGTAAAATCCACTTCTGCTCTCCAGGTAAAATACTCAGCCTTCAGATACCATTGTTAGATGACTATCAGTAATTATTTTGAGTAAAGTCCATACTGGGTGTTTTAAGCAGCTGTTCCTTAAACTGCATAGGAACTTTGCTAATGTTTTATGTGTTGGAAGGTGCTAAATAAGCAAATCATAGAAATGTTAACTATAGTATGTACccggtttaggttttttttaatgtaaaacttAAATGTAAGCTTTAGTGTAAAGATTAGAAACTGGAACTGttccagatatttttattttatttatttcttttactttaagaAATAAAGTTTTCCACCTATTTTTTCCTTAACTAATCTCTATCCTTGGTCAAAATATTAGTCTATAGTTTGCTTCCATGTAGTTCTTCTATTAAATTTCTAAATAAGTTTATGGTAACATATTTATACTCCCATAAAAAAGCAGATGTATGAAAATGCTGGGTTGATACTGGATAATTAGAGAAACAGGAGGTCACTATGAAATCAGATTCCTGTGTTTCTAAATGAATGTATTTGCTAGTAGGATGAACTTAGTCAAAAGGAAGCTACAAAATGATTGTTTGCACTTACTGTGTTTTAGAATAAAATTTGAAACTATCAAGCTTCGGAGCATTCAGTCAGCTTGGAATGACCGATCAGCTTGGAATATTTGCAATGtagaaaatagctttttgaaaCACGGAATACTTGTACTGTCATATCAAAGTGACACTAAGTGATCTCATTTGATGCGTGAGGCTCCAAGCACTGGTCACTGTCAACAATTTAATACAGGTTTCTAACATAAGTGAACTATAGAGGTGAAACAGCATTAGTAAATGCAAAGTGTattttggattagtttttcatttgATTAAAAGACCAGCTTAGCTAGTCAGCAAGTCAGTGGTCTCAGGCTTATTCTGTTCTAAGAAAtctatataaaatacatttattcaaTACACGGTATTAGTCTTTATTCAGCCTTGCTTGTtcagctggaacatgggaagttccattcaaatatgaggaaaagcttctttccggtgagggtgccagagccctggaacaggctgcccagggagggtgtggagtccccttctctggagatcttcaagccccacctggatgccgtcctgagtgatgtcctctgggcaaccctgctttagcaggggagttggactagatgatctctggaggtcccttccaactctaacaattccgtGATATGAACAGGATTCTTTTAACTAGTCATACATCAGTGTTTCAAAGTTGTGCCCAACCTTACTAATTGATTTCCTGCTATTTGTTTACTTTCCATTTACTATTTATGAGTTACTTCCTAAGGTTTTGTTTATTGACCCTTTTCAGTGGAGGGATCACTGGATGCAATGTGTATATTTTCTTCCCAATGAGGAGCCAATTGTCCAGGGCGAGAAGGTGTACCTGACTGCTTGTCGTGACAAGTACTCTGTGTGGTACAAGCTGCAGAAAGCCCGGTAAAAATACACGTGTGTAAAAGGGTGGTATTTTACTCCAGTCTGGAGTATTTGCTGCTCTTAGAGCAGCTATTGTGTAGAAGAGCAAGATAAGAACCTAAAGACTAGAAAATTATTAAAGCCCACTTCATGGGCAATGCACAGGTGAAAAAAATTATGCATAAAAACACAGTTGAGGTTTCGACTGCAGACTCTTGCCTTATACCTGGTAGAGTTCTCTGACAGAGATACAAAGACCACTTATGGCTGGCTCTTGGAAATCCTAAAATACAGCTCAGCTGGTCTGGCCTAAAGGTAAACGAGTGAAATAATTGCCATTCCatctctgttttctatttttcctagTCAGCACTGTCTTTATGACATTAATGCCTTTTGCTCAAATTAAAAGGAGCTTAATCATGTTGTTTGTGATGACAATAGCagctaagatttttaaaaatcagtgccAACTTTAAAAGTTAATGTCTGAATTTTTATGTGCCTTTTTTACTTAGGAATCCAAATGAGTATGTTTTGTACTAGAAGATCAAAGCCTGAAATACCTAACCATCACAATTAGTTGGAAAGTTTGGGGGGgttcttggttttgtcttttaaaaaaagtgaaaatttaaaaaaagccctttctcttcttttcatttggaaatgccAAGCTACAAAAAAGTCCCTGGAGAACTAGTAAACTTGAAGAAGAAACAGTGGACTCCATAGGCGCTAATGTGTGTACTAGCTAAAATGCATAAATGTACCTGTTTGCGAAAGCGTGGTACTGGTAGTGTAGTTAATACtttgttgaaattttttttccagaggagaagaggagaatgaAGCAGCTGTTCGTGTTGAGAGCCCTGTTTGTAGATGCCAGGCTCATCTTCTTTGGAACAGGCCACGCTTTGGGCAATTAAATGATCAGAACCGAACACGCCAATACATCAAGTCTTTGATGAAAGTGAGTGCGTGTTGCTTGTAGGTTTTTTGACCCCTGTTATAGATGTGTATATTGCTTTATTTGCAGTAATTATTTATGGAATTTGTTTCTCTCTTGCTAAAGGGCTTTGCTcacaaagtatattttatttacatcagGAGATGTAAGTTACATTTTGTCATGAAAACTTtggtattactttttttaaattgtaagcaGCCATTTTTGCATAGGAATTTGTAGCAGCTCTGTGTATTTGTTAGAAGGAGTATTGGTAGTTGAATAAAGACACCCAATACGTTCTTAAGCAAACTTTTTCTGACTAAAACGAGGGGATTACATGAGTATTTCTTACACTGTTGTGTTCTGCTTGACCTGGTTATATTAATCGCTGTATTTTCCAGATCTTACTCGATACAGAAGTAtataaagtggggaaaaaacaccaccaaaatgtCTAGAATTTGAAAACTTTTTCATCTGGAATAGGAATAACAATGACAATTTGTTTTCTGCAGGTTCTGAAAATAGATAGTGTTTGCCTTTGTATCAGTGATGGCAGCCTGCTGCCTGTTCTGGCTCACTATCTTGGAGCAAAGCAGGTAGAGTACTTCTTCCTGGTTTTCTCATCTTTGTGTTTTAGCTTGGTATTTTTAGTTCTCTTGTATAATTCAGCATTTCCAGCccattatttaattatttccagtGCCTCTTTAGTGGCAAGTGAGAAAGAGGCTCCCATTATTTTGAAATGGGGGTTAAATTCATATCTGATCAAGCTGAAGTCTAGGGACATAATAATTACCAGTTTTGATGTTTGTAGCCCTGGATGAAAGTGGTGTTCCTCATTCCTGTTTGCCAGCTAGTATTTTGATGCTTTTGGAAATGCTCTTTCTACCAACCTAAATGTCTggcagtttttttcttctttatgtttgCAATTCCATAATTCCATGTATTATCTAGTCTGAAGTGGAAGGTCTGTAACAGCAAGTAGGAAGCAGTAAGAATACCAGGTCTGTGTGTAAATGAGAGCTGCCTGGCTCTCTCACTTACGGATATACCTTATGTGATATGTTCTCTAATGGGGCTCTTCAAACTAAAATCTATTATAATTGGACTGAATATCTGGAAATGTGTAACATTATATAATCCTGAGGAAGATGCTAGGCAATtcatagaaataaataaacatgCTGAGTTAAACCAGTGATCCATGGTCCCTGTGTTTCTGTCTTTAGTAGTGGCTAGTCACAGATGACTTCTGAGGAGAGTGGAAATGAATAGGGCAGATGGAGATTTCCATAATGTTTTCCTAGCCTTGTGGCAGCATATTGCCTAACTATTCACCAATTTTGAataaagcctgattttttttcttacttcaaaaGGCTGGTGTGCTGCATTGCAGATTCTGAACTCTTTGCAGCTGATACAGTCAGATCATGTTAAATAATGCCTACAAGGAGTAAGTGCTGCTGGAGGTATATTTAGCACGCTGGCAATATGCTTGCATTTCTTCAGAAGTAAATACATGCCTATAGAGCAAATTAGCAATACTAATATACTATGTGaatcttaaaaatggaaaataaacttttGCATTCTGATGGGTTTTTTCTTGTATGGCtgtgaaaacagcattatttAGCCGTTAGCTATGTAGGgtgtttctgttaaaaaaagtaCATGACAGTGGGCTGTGGAACAGGTGTGTGGTTCTTAGAAACTGTGTTCACCCGGGCATCAAAATGGTTCCTGCATTGTTCATTTAcatattcttttaattaaaaattataaagctAGTTTGACTAACTGTTGTGTATTTTCTTTAGGTGTTTACGTTGGAAAACTCTGCTGTGTCCCGTTCTGTCATGGAAAAAGTGAGTATTCAGTTTTCTGTTAAAGCAGTAAATGAACTCATGGCATTTCTAAGGCCAGAGCTGATGCCTTCGATTGTCCTTGCATCAATTGCTTGGAGGTTAAATCAGTTTAATGAATGTATTTGATCATACAGTTTGACAAGACTGCAGGAGGTAGGATATATTGGGGGTGAGGAGTTCTTATTTTTTCCTGGTATTTGTACAGAGCTTTATGCAAATGCCTGGAGGAATACATCCCACTGGAGATATGTCCCATCTCATAGCTTTAACCACAAGCTGAACAGGCCATTGGGAAAGTTGAGCAGAGGGAATTATGGTTGTCAGTGCTTGATTTGATCTTCCAGTTGCCTGTTGGCTTATCTGCTtgagctgttgctctgctgccctcattGCATTGGTGATAAAAGCTGACCCGCTTGTTTCTGAGGATTAGTGGAATGTGAGAGCATCCCATAGCTTGCACTGGTCTTACTGGGAAAGTGGCATCTAGCAGTTCTGTCTTGCAGCTGGGATGAGTTGGGAATGCCTGCTCTGCTGTTTGGCTTGTAGGAGACAGTAGGCAGTGGCTCTTAACTGCAAGGCACGTTTCAACTGCTCCCTTGGGGTAGAGCAGAGGAGGCCCTGCCAGCGGAGTGGAGGCTGTTCAGGAGAGGCAGCTAATCTCTAGAAAGTGACTGGAAGCAGCTTCCTGAAGTCACCGTTCGGCTGTGTCTGTTTTAGTTGGCACAATATATTTGAAAGAAGTTTGCCTCGGCCTGTGGCTTAGGAGTACAAAACACAAGCAGTAGGCAAATTAGGATGCAAACCTGGTCTTGGACAGAAGCTGAATATGCAGTGTTTTCGTAGTTGAAgtaatttttatctttcttgaCTGTCCTTCCCATATGCTTCAAAGTACAAATGAATGAAGGTGAGGCAACTTTTGTGTTATCTGCCTTGTTATATACTTAGTTGAAGGAATACGTAGGGCATGTGCTTTGGTTCACTAGGTGTGACATGTTGGCTCTAAGTGCATGCACCCTTCAAGAGTAGACTTGTATCATCCTGATGAGTTATAGTAGGCAGttttttagaatttcttttggctattggtttttttggtttttttttgttttaaataaaattattattttggtatGGGTTTGAGTCTCAACTGTAGCTTTTGATAAAGActctttgttttagttttttaaagcaaataatcttgaagataaaattaaaataatagaagcACGTCCTGAGTTGCTGACGTCTTCTCATTTGGAAGATAAAAAGGTATGTTACAGTTGTCCAGTACTGAATttcagtggggtgggggggagcagaaGGTGAAAATAGATCTTGCTTTCCTACTGTGCTACTTGTAACCATAATGAATCCCATGACATCCCAGTTTATATGAAATGTAATGAGTAGATGGTTCAGTCGTTGTCCCACTGAAACTAAATGAGACtaagggctggggcagggagggttcACTTTGTTTTTGAAAGGGTGTGACTTTCCCTTGCTGCAGAATTTACACCAGTTGTTAAGGCAGGTAAATTGATTTAACTGTGTATGTGCTACTAGCTGTAGCTCTTCTTCCTCAAGCCACTCAGAAGATTGCAGTCTATATTTGGAAGTACTAACatccttaaattaaaaatttcaaaattctgtTGCTCTCATTACAAAGCCTTTCAACCTAAAACTGCAAGTTTTTCCCTCAAACTTTTTTGcaggaaaattagttttaaaatttgctaactgaaaacagaagaagGTGCCTGTTGTGCAGCATATGCAGTAATTAAATCCTTatggagcagcagcagtttttaTTTAGGTGACTTCACTTGCAGTGTTGCATTGTCAACTATTGAAGATATAAATGGCCTGTGCTATTGAGTTGTTGTTCTTTATTGTAATGTTTTTGATCTCCTCCTTTCTTTGCCAAGATTTCTGTTCTTGTGGGAGAGCCGTTTTTCACAACAAGTTTGTTGCCGTGGCATAACCTGTATTTCTGGTACGCTAGGACAGCTGTGACCAGCCACCTTACCAGCGATGTCACTGTCCTGCCTCAGTCTGCTTCTTTGCACATGATGATTGTGGAGTTTCAGGTGAGATTGTTTAGAGATATCCATTTGATATTTACTCTTCCAGGatttttttaacaagtttctCTCATCTTAATACTTCCACTTCAATATGTTTTGCGCTGACCACCTGAGAAAAGACTATTTGACATCTTGAAGATGAGTTTTGCTCTTTCAGCCATCTCTTGTCAGAAAATTAACTCGAGtaaatttactattttaaatgaaagggctgaatatttcaaaatacttctcCAGATTAAAGAGAGATCGCTGAAGCATGTGAGAATTGTGGTTATTTATAAAATCAGATATTCTGCAAAATACCAGTTTCTAAAACGATGCTTTATGAGTATAAGACTGTAGGCAGGATTCATAAttgcatgttctttttttttaaccacttaaGGCTTTGCACAGTTCAAATTTGAGCATAATAGGGGTCACATcttaaaaatacttggaaaagtcATCTTTCAGAAATTGTACAAAGGTATAAACTTTCTTGCAGTTATTAAGGACTTGGTCAGTAAAGATTGTGAAGAGTTTACCTGCAATGGAAATTATATAAAGTACTTTCATAATTAATATTCAAAGTTTCTGTCCAGTAGCTTAAGTGAGGGAACTCTTCAGTCTGAAACTGTATAACTAAAATATACAtatctataaattaaaaaaaaaaaagcctataatCTAACGAATTTTCACATAAACATAACCTTCAGTTCAGCTGTTAAAAATACCAGAtcgtttctctcttttcttccctctgtgtgGTTCAGCAGCTGTGTACTTCTGTGTCTGAGCCTTCCCTCCCTTAACAGTTTCCTTACTTGAATGCTCTTAACCTTGTTCTCTTACTTCCGCCTTTGATTTGTGCATGTGAAAACATgtatgttctttttccttctgggaCTAATCAGCTATGCTGGATGGTTTTACATATCTTTCAGATTTCTGCAAAAACATAGAGAATTTAAATATGTACTGAGTAAATAGTGTAAATCTGAATCTTGTAACAAGAAGCAGATGTTTAAGACTAATCAACAGTAATCAGATTGAAATaagcaattaattttaatttcatgctGTCTTATCTAAAGGATTTACTTCCCCAGAACTCAAAGCATTTTTGTAAGGAAGTAAGCATTATTCTCTTCATGTTCTGGATGAGGAAACTGAAGCATGCAGAGTGATGACTTAAGATTATTCAGCCATCTAGTAGCAGAATGTAGAGTAACGTTAATGTTACTGAACCTCAGTTTTACACTTTTGTGCACGGGTTTGTGTTCAGAGATGATCCACATAGTTATTTTGGTAGAACATTTAACTTGCGTTTCATTCCATTAAGTGATTCCAAAGGCTATTGCTTTAATTTTaccttttcctctttgttcagtGGTCAATGTAAACTCAAAGCCTAGAGTCTGTGGGCTTTTTAAAATAACCTCTGCATTTTCCAGTTCTTGGTTAAACAGAAGGAACAG
Encoded proteins:
- the PRMT7 gene encoding protein arginine N-methyltransferase 7 — its product is MKTFCGRANPTTGAMEWLEEDENYDYHQEIARSRYADMLHDKDRNVKYYQGIRAAVSRVKERGEKAIVLDIGTGTGLLSMMAASAGADFCYAVEVFKPMANAAVKIVEKNGFRDKIKVINKHSTEVTVGPDGDMQCRANILVTELFDTELIGEGALPTYEHAHKYLVQEGCEAVPHRATVYVQLVESKRMWSWNKLFPVHVEAEDGEKIIVSPSEMENCPGVPSVCDIQLNQMPSSDFTVLSDVVTMFSVDFSKPVRSASTSYRVQLEPVKSGKAQIVLSWWDIDMDPWGMINCTMAPYWVKSTSALQWRDHWMQCVYFLPNEEPIVQGEKVYLTACRDKYSVWYKLQKARGEEENEAAVRVESPVCRCQAHLLWNRPRFGQLNDQNRTRQYIKSLMKVLKIDSVCLCISDGSLLPVLAHYLGAKQVFTLENSAVSRSVMEKFFKANNLEDKIKIIEARPELLTSSHLEDKKISVLVGEPFFTTSLLPWHNLYFWYARTAVTSHLTSDVTVLPQSASLHMMIVEFQDLWRIRSPCGTCEGFDVQTMDDMIKNSLNFRESKEAEPHPLWEYPCKSLSDPQEVLTFDFRDTVPEHSLSTEGSVKLLRKGKSHGAVLWMEYHLAADISVNTGLMQISNEKGNCEWNPHCKQAVYFFGSVIESETLSDLPSAVIYTINFNTKTGEIAMDFKLL